A DNA window from Candidatus Sulfidibacterium hydrothermale contains the following coding sequences:
- a CDS encoding ABC transporter permease, with protein sequence MERYLQILSVSLEAVFLNKSRSFLTALGIIFGVAAVIAMMAIGNGARQEILNQIKVVGVNNIVILPQNQNQAANDNTKDDKQTGNDNEKALQKKYVSGLTLNDVENIKNILPTIQYITPVVEYKVTASTNGKKVNAQLTGISTAFFRIFNLSIRKGAFFTPQQATNGEPVCVIGPEVATRLFPDKDPLGKQLKAGNVWLKVIGIIKGLRVDKKAEKMGILDYNRTIFTPLKTILLRYKDRSLINQASLSGGGQTFFIGGGSITLFGGDNGQNQGANNNQLDKIVVQVKESSELVPTAKVIKKILTRRHQNTQNFEIKIPELLLRQEQKTKDIFNIVLGAIAGISLLVGGIGIMNIMLASVMERIREIGVRRATGATQKDIIFQFLAESTFISITGGVIGVLLGVIMAKVITLTTGILTIVSFWSILLSFGVAAAVGIIFGYLPAKKAAQQDPVESLRHD encoded by the coding sequence TTGGAAAGATATCTTCAAATTCTGTCGGTTTCGCTGGAAGCGGTTTTCCTAAACAAGTCGCGTTCCTTTCTTACGGCATTGGGTATTATTTTCGGCGTAGCAGCCGTCATTGCCATGATGGCCATCGGAAATGGCGCCCGCCAGGAAATTCTGAACCAGATCAAAGTTGTCGGGGTAAATAATATTGTCATTCTGCCACAAAACCAGAATCAAGCAGCAAATGACAATACAAAAGACGATAAACAGACCGGAAATGATAACGAAAAGGCCCTGCAAAAAAAATATGTTTCCGGTTTAACCCTGAATGATGTCGAAAACATCAAAAACATACTGCCCACCATTCAATACATCACGCCGGTTGTTGAATACAAAGTAACAGCTTCTACCAACGGGAAAAAAGTGAATGCGCAGCTTACCGGTATTTCTACGGCCTTTTTCCGGATATTTAATCTTTCCATACGAAAAGGCGCTTTTTTTACACCGCAACAAGCTACCAATGGAGAACCGGTATGTGTCATCGGACCGGAAGTGGCCACTCGGCTTTTCCCCGACAAAGATCCCCTTGGAAAACAGTTGAAAGCCGGAAATGTATGGCTTAAAGTAATCGGCATCATCAAAGGCTTACGAGTAGATAAAAAAGCCGAAAAAATGGGAATTCTGGATTACAACAGAACCATCTTTACGCCATTAAAAACCATCTTGTTACGATATAAAGACCGGTCTTTAATTAACCAGGCATCGCTTTCCGGAGGCGGACAAACTTTTTTTATCGGAGGAGGATCCATCACCCTGTTTGGAGGCGATAACGGTCAAAATCAGGGAGCCAACAACAACCAGCTCGACAAAATCGTGGTACAGGTAAAAGAAAGCAGTGAACTGGTACCTACGGCAAAAGTGATTAAGAAAATACTGACTCGCCGGCATCAGAACACCCAAAATTTCGAAATCAAAATTCCGGAGCTACTGCTCCGGCAGGAACAAAAAACCAAAGACATTTTTAACATTGTACTGGGTGCCATTGCCGGCATTTCGTTGTTGGTGGGGGGTATCGGCATCATGAATATCATGCTGGCATCGGTGATGGAACGCATTCGCGAAATCGGCGTACGCCGCGCTACCGGTGCCACACAAAAAGATATCATCTTCCAGTTTCTGGCCGAATCTACTTTTATCAGTATCACAGGAGGCGTTATTGGCGTATTGCTCGGCGTCATTATGGCCAAAGTGATTACGCTTACCACAGGAATTCTTACCATCGTTTCTTTTTGGTCTATTTTGTTGTCGTTTGGCGTAGCGGCAGCCGTGGGGATCATCTTCGGTTATCTGCCGGCAAAGAAAGCCGCACAGCAGGATCCGGTGGAATCGCTGCGTCATGATTAA